From Oligoflexia bacterium, the proteins below share one genomic window:
- the uvrC gene encoding excinuclease ABC subunit UvrC yields MKKSVVDLIKRAPYLPGVYIMKDSTGKILYIGKANKLIDRLKSYVNAYSDERPSVKIFIPKVSHIDWLVTETEKEALLLESSLIKSHRPKYNIDLKDDKSYVSLKMSGHHFPRLYITRKIKKGDGEYFGPYSSAKSVRETLKEVQKIFKIRDCTDYFFKQRKRPCLRYQIKRCSAPCVSYINDSDYLKDVIDAKKFLKGNKDSLINHLSEKMNQASKAFEYEQAAIYRDKLSAIEKTLKPQAIDHKHPHKNIDFIAVFGDETASVVKVISMRQGRISNTLDFLYEESIQFYEEILGAFFGSYYLSDNNDYEQYPQKVFIERSVADQDVYASAMSDLKGSKVSVQVPQKGQMNQLLEMTKKNAKIIFLEKKRKSQSNVEVLQEIERKFRLKNYPKKIEGYDISTFHGSASIGSKVVFVDGEADKSQYRFYNVKESQYSNDFAMMFEVFKRRLSKLDGESDPDLILIDGGKGQMSQALKIMNDLGIDHIDVIAIAKEKEWKTSQGKNNAPERIFIPNQKNPIILKPGSKMANLLQSIRDEAHRFGLKNHRKKRNKTTLKSDLSKIPTIGPKKQKLLLQHFKSLKNIQNADLDALMQVESLGSKAAKMVYDFFNANNQSDKS; encoded by the coding sequence ATGAAAAAGTCAGTTGTTGACTTAATTAAAAGAGCACCTTACCTGCCAGGTGTTTATATAATGAAGGATTCTACCGGTAAGATTTTATATATTGGTAAAGCCAATAAATTGATTGACCGATTAAAGTCCTATGTCAATGCCTACTCTGATGAGCGACCATCCGTTAAAATATTTATTCCTAAAGTAAGTCATATTGATTGGCTGGTGACTGAAACCGAAAAAGAAGCACTTTTACTTGAGAGTTCATTGATTAAAAGTCATAGGCCAAAGTATAATATAGATTTAAAAGATGACAAATCCTATGTCAGTTTGAAAATGAGTGGACATCATTTCCCACGACTCTACATTACCAGAAAAATTAAAAAAGGTGATGGTGAATACTTTGGTCCATATTCTTCCGCTAAATCAGTAAGAGAAACATTAAAGGAAGTTCAAAAAATTTTTAAAATTAGAGATTGTACAGATTATTTTTTTAAACAAAGAAAACGACCTTGTTTGAGATATCAAATTAAAAGATGTTCAGCGCCATGTGTGAGTTATATTAATGATTCAGATTATTTAAAAGATGTAATTGATGCAAAAAAATTTTTAAAAGGAAACAAGGACTCACTTATTAATCATTTGTCAGAAAAGATGAATCAAGCATCTAAAGCCTTTGAATATGAACAAGCAGCAATCTATAGAGATAAATTGTCAGCAATAGAAAAAACATTAAAACCTCAAGCAATTGATCATAAGCATCCACATAAAAACATAGATTTTATTGCAGTGTTTGGAGATGAAACTGCAAGTGTTGTTAAAGTGATATCAATGCGACAAGGTCGTATCAGTAATACATTGGATTTTTTATATGAAGAATCAATTCAATTTTATGAAGAGATACTGGGAGCGTTTTTTGGATCTTATTACTTATCAGATAATAATGATTATGAACAATATCCACAAAAAGTTTTCATAGAAAGATCAGTCGCCGATCAAGATGTTTATGCCAGTGCAATGTCAGATTTAAAAGGGAGTAAAGTGAGTGTGCAGGTGCCTCAAAAAGGGCAAATGAATCAGCTGTTAGAGATGACAAAAAAAAATGCTAAAATTATTTTCTTAGAAAAAAAGCGCAAAAGTCAAAGCAATGTTGAGGTTTTACAAGAGATTGAACGTAAATTTAGACTGAAAAACTATCCAAAGAAAATTGAAGGTTATGATATTTCTACATTTCATGGTTCTGCATCTATTGGATCAAAGGTCGTTTTTGTAGATGGCGAAGCGGATAAAAGTCAGTATCGCTTTTATAATGTAAAAGAAAGTCAATACTCAAATGATTTTGCCATGATGTTTGAAGTTTTTAAACGTCGTTTATCAAAACTTGATGGTGAAAGTGATCCAGATTTAATTTTAATTGATGGTGGTAAAGGACAGATGTCTCAGGCATTAAAAATAATGAATGATCTGGGAATTGACCATATTGATGTTATTGCAATTGCAAAAGAAAAAGAATGGAAAACCAGTCAAGGAAAAAACAATGCTCCAGAAAGAATATTTATTCCCAATCAAAAAAATCCAATTATTTTAAAACCAGGGTCTAAAATGGCCAACCTATTGCAAAGCATTCGTGATGAAGCGCATCGCTTTGGTTTAAAAAATCACAGAAAAAAACGTAACAAAACTACTTTAAAAAGTGATTTGTCAAAAATTCCTACAATTGGTCCAAAAAAACAAAAGCTATTGTTGCAGCATTTTAAAAGCCTTAAAAATATTCAAAATGCTGACCTTGACGCTTTAATGCAAGTTGAGTCTTTAGGGAGTAAAGCAGCAAAAATGGTTTATGACTTTTTTAATGCAAACAATCAAAGTGATAAATCATAA